CCCAGCAGATCTGCCTGGGGGCGGTGGGCAAACTGGCCGTCCACAAGGGTTGCCTTATCACGGCATCATGGACGCCGTTCTGGAGATGGCCCACGACTTTCACGGTGCAGGGCTGATTGCGGACCAACGCATGACCGAGCATGAGGCGTTCCAACATGCCTATGCCATGAGTGGGGTGAGCGCCGCTATACCGGCGGAGAAAAGCTGGTATACGTCGTGGGCGGCGGTCATGGTTGCGCTTCAGTATCGGCCAATTTTGGAGTTGAAATATCTACGGCATTGCCTTAGTCTGACCGAATGAACAACGAACCTGTCACCCTTGTTGAATTGCCTGAATTTCAAAAACGCGCAGCAGTCCTTTTGAATGAAAACCAACTGAACGAGTTGAAAATTTTCCTGGCCTTCAACCCCGAAGAAGGGAATTTGATCCTGGGAACCGGAGGTATTCGCAAGCTGCGATGGGCCGTTCGTGACCAAGGAAAAAGGGGTGGTGCCCGGGTCATCTACTATTATCAGGACGTGCGCTATCCTATTCTTCTTTTGACCCTATTTGCCAAAAACACC
This sequence is a window from Magnetococcales bacterium. Protein-coding genes within it:
- a CDS encoding type II toxin-antitoxin system RelE/ParE family toxin — protein: MNNEPVTLVELPEFQKRAAVLLNENQLNELKIFLAFNPEEGNLILGTGGIRKLRWAVRDQGKRGGARVIYYYQDVRYPILLLTLFAKNTKTDLTQAQRNELRGFVEAIKRTRSKS